In Anaerotignum faecicola, the following are encoded in one genomic region:
- a CDS encoding V-type ATP synthase subunit A has translation MSTGTIVKVSGPLVIAEGMRDANMFDVVRVSDKHLIGEIIEMHGDRASVQVYEETGGLGPGEEVVSTGRPMSVELGPGLISTIYDGIQRPLEKLYEVSGDNIQRGVEVPSLDREKKWLFKPTVKVGDTVKGGDIIGVVQETPVVECRIMIPPKLNGIVKVIKEGEFTVEEEVCIVTNEKGVDVTVPMMQKWPVRKERPYKAKQSPDSLLVTGQRVIDTFFPITKGGVAAIPGPFGSGKTVTQHQIAKWADADIVVYIGCGERGNEMTDVLLEFPELKDPRTGESLMQRTVLIANTSDMPVAAREASIYTGITIAEYFRDMGYSVALMADSTSRWAEALREMSGRLEEMPGEEGYPAYLGSRLAQFYERAGRVQCLGSDDRQGTLTAIGAVSPPGGDTSEPVSQATLRIVKVFWGLDSSLAYKRHFPAINWLTSYSLYQDKIDVWADKNIDESFSSKRALAMNLLQTEAELNEIVQLVGVDSLSHSDRLILETARSIREDFLHQNSFHEVDTFTSLHKQYRMLSLILKFYEEAGKAVKEGVSILKITKLPVIERIGRAKYFPENEVDKAFDDIEASIESELKDLIKREAEEL, from the coding sequence ATGAGTACAGGCACAATAGTTAAGGTGTCGGGGCCGCTTGTCATAGCGGAAGGCATGAGGGACGCAAATATGTTTGACGTTGTAAGGGTTTCCGATAAGCACCTTATTGGCGAGATTATAGAAATGCACGGCGACAGGGCTTCTGTACAGGTATACGAAGAAACAGGCGGCTTGGGGCCGGGAGAAGAAGTTGTTTCAACAGGCAGGCCGATGTCGGTTGAGCTTGGGCCGGGGCTTATTTCAACTATATACGACGGCATACAGCGCCCTCTTGAAAAGCTTTATGAGGTAAGCGGCGACAATATCCAAAGGGGCGTTGAAGTTCCTTCCCTCGACAGGGAAAAGAAATGGCTCTTTAAGCCTACTGTGAAGGTCGGCGATACTGTTAAAGGCGGGGATATAATAGGCGTTGTACAGGAAACGCCTGTTGTTGAATGTCGTATAATGATACCGCCTAAGCTCAACGGTATCGTTAAAGTTATTAAAGAAGGCGAATTTACCGTTGAAGAAGAGGTTTGTATTGTAACAAACGAAAAAGGCGTCGACGTTACAGTGCCTATGATGCAGAAATGGCCTGTTCGTAAAGAACGTCCGTATAAAGCGAAACAAAGCCCGGACAGCCTTCTTGTTACCGGTCAGAGGGTTATCGACACGTTTTTCCCTATAACAAAAGGCGGCGTTGCCGCAATACCGGGGCCTTTCGGAAGCGGCAAAACGGTTACGCAGCACCAAATAGCTAAATGGGCCGACGCCGATATAGTGGTTTATATTGGCTGTGGCGAGCGCGGGAACGAAATGACCGACGTCCTTCTTGAGTTCCCGGAACTTAAAGACCCGCGCACCGGTGAAAGCCTTATGCAAAGGACTGTCCTTATTGCGAATACGTCCGACATGCCTGTTGCGGCGCGTGAAGCGTCTATATATACGGGAATTACAATAGCGGAATATTTCAGGGACATGGGATACTCCGTCGCTCTTATGGCCGATTCTACAAGCCGTTGGGCCGAAGCGCTACGCGAGATGAGCGGGCGTCTTGAGGAAATGCCCGGTGAAGAAGGATACCCGGCTTATCTCGGAAGCCGTCTTGCGCAGTTTTATGAAAGGGCCGGGCGTGTACAGTGTTTGGGAAGCGATGACAGGCAGGGTACTCTTACTGCTATCGGGGCCGTTTCTCCTCCGGGCGGCGATACGTCGGAACCTGTAAGCCAGGCGACACTTAGGATTGTCAAAGTATTCTGGGGCCTTGATTCGTCGCTTGCATATAAACGCCATTTCCCGGCAATTAACTGGTTGACGAGCTATTCCCTTTATCAGGATAAAATCGATGTGTGGGCGGATAAGAACATAGATGAAAGCTTTTCGTCAAAGAGAGCTCTTGCCATGAACCTTCTCCAAACGGAGGCTGAACTCAACGAAATAGTGCAGCTTGTCGGCGTCGATTCGCTTTCCCACAGCGACAGGCTTATACTTGAAACGGCTCGTTCTATCCGCGAGGACTTCCTGCACCAGAACTCGTTCCATGAAGTGGATACGTTTACGTCGCTTCATAAGCAGTACAGGATGCTGAGCCTTATATTGAAATTCTATGAGGAAGCCGGAAAGGCTGTAAAAGAAGGGGTTTCAATTTTAAAAATAACAAAACTGCCTGTTATTGAAAGAATTGGGCGTGCAAAATATTTCCCTGAAAACGAAGTTGACAAGGCGTTTGACGATATAGAAGCAAGCATTGAAAGCGAATTGAAGGACTTAATTAAGAGGGAGGCTGAAGAGTTATGA
- a CDS encoding V-type ATP synthase subunit F yields the protein MLMYKVGVVGDKDSVMGFLALGIDIFPVYEADEIKKTIHRLVEEEYAIIYITEDAALMSGDFISKYKDSRLPAIIVVPGISGSKGIGLNEIRQSAKRAIGVDILFGND from the coding sequence ATGCTTATGTATAAGGTTGGAGTTGTGGGGGATAAGGACAGCGTAATGGGGTTCCTTGCCCTCGGAATCGATATATTTCCGGTTTATGAGGCTGATGAAATCAAAAAGACCATACATAGGCTGGTTGAGGAGGAATATGCGATAATATATATCACCGAAGACGCGGCTCTTATGTCGGGGGACTTTATTTCAAAGTATAAGGATTCAAGACTGCCTGCAATCATTGTAGTGCCGGGAATATCCGGCAGCAAGGGCATAGGCCTTAATGAGATAAGGCAGTCCGCAAAACGTGCCATAGGCGTTGATATATTGTTCGGAAATGACTAA
- a CDS encoding V-type ATP synthase subunit C: protein MAKEQIYPYAVARISMLERSLLTEKNYIQMADAKNAEDALKILAEAGYSAEEPLTVKNYEEALSAQLAKAYRDVAEVAGGQDFMNVFLLKNDYHNMKVLLKSEISGIDGQNYIVGGGAVDPAVMKEAFARKSFDMLPADMAEAAADAYETYGRTMSGQSIDIVLDKAAFKEMARCAEKSGIDFIKKYIELNSDITNLKSFMRVKNMKKPFEMFAEVFVEGGSIGLEFFRQGFGSESAAAVFKNTHYARLTDVMGDGFTAFEKSCDNYIMDFIKEAKYKSLTIEPLVAYIYARETEAKTVRIILNSKVNGIDPDIIKERLRDAYV from the coding sequence ATGGCAAAAGAACAGATTTACCCTTACGCCGTGGCCCGTATAAGTATGCTTGAGCGTTCGCTCCTCACGGAAAAAAATTATATTCAAATGGCCGATGCAAAGAATGCCGAAGACGCGCTTAAAATCCTAGCCGAAGCGGGATATAGCGCAGAAGAGCCGCTTACGGTTAAAAATTATGAAGAGGCTTTGTCGGCTCAGCTTGCAAAAGCATACAGAGATGTTGCGGAAGTTGCCGGCGGACAGGATTTTATGAATGTTTTCCTGTTAAAAAACGATTATCATAATATGAAAGTTCTCTTAAAAAGTGAAATTTCCGGAATAGACGGACAAAACTATATTGTCGGCGGAGGTGCTGTCGATCCCGCGGTTATGAAAGAAGCGTTTGCAAGGAAATCTTTTGATATGCTGCCGGCTGACATGGCCGAAGCGGCGGCCGATGCTTACGAAACTTACGGCAGGACTATGAGCGGGCAGTCGATAGATATTGTTTTGGACAAAGCCGCATTTAAGGAAATGGCGCGCTGTGCAGAAAAAAGCGGGATAGATTTTATTAAAAAATATATCGAACTTAATTCTGATATTACTAATTTAAAAAGCTTTATGCGCGTTAAAAATATGAAAAAGCCTTTTGAAATGTTTGCCGAAGTTTTTGTTGAAGGCGGAAGCATAGGGCTTGAATTTTTCAGGCAGGGCTTCGGCAGCGAAAGCGCGGCGGCCGTATTTAAAAATACCCACTATGCACGCCTTACCGACGTTATGGGCGATGGATTTACGGCCTTTGAAAAAAGCTGTGATAACTATATTATGGACTTTATAAAGGAAGCCAAATATAAATCGCTTACGATTGAACCGCTTGTAGCGTATATTTACGCAAGGGAAACAGAGGCAAAAACAGTAAGGATTATACTTAACAGCAAAGTTAACGGCATTGACCCTGATATTATTAAGGAAAGGCTGAGGGATGCTTATGTATAA
- a CDS encoding V-type ATP synthase subunit E encodes MSSGNGKNIIDKILSDAKAEADSITAQAREKADAMLLSAKQKADKEKAALYELSKAEAEKAKAKEISAAEMKAKKMVLSKKQECIEAVIEDARKKLAGLTDDEYKVIMKAMIKNAPKGEIILSKKDKEKLAKEIRDMGMEVSDEVRGTDGGFIVKDGDIEYNYSFESIISVEKETIEQIAAGILFG; translated from the coding sequence ATGAGCAGCGGCAACGGTAAAAATATTATAGACAAAATACTTTCGGACGCAAAAGCCGAGGCGGATTCTATAACGGCGCAGGCCCGGGAAAAAGCCGACGCTATGCTTTTATCGGCTAAGCAGAAGGCCGATAAGGAAAAAGCGGCGCTTTACGAACTTTCAAAAGCCGAGGCCGAAAAGGCAAAGGCCAAAGAAATATCGGCCGCCGAAATGAAAGCGAAAAAAATGGTGCTTTCAAAAAAGCAGGAATGTATTGAAGCGGTTATTGAAGACGCAAGGAAAAAGCTTGCCGGCTTAACCGACGACGAATATAAAGTAATTATGAAAGCGATGATTAAAAATGCGCCGAAAGGGGAAATTATACTTTCCAAAAAGGACAAGGAAAAACTCGCCAAAGAAATAAGGGACATGGGAATGGAAGTTTCCGACGAAGTGCGCGGGACAGACGGCGGATTTATTGTTAAAGACGGCGATATTGAATATAATTACTCGTTTGAATCCATAATTTCTGTAGAGAAAGAAACGATTGAACAGATTGCGGCAGGAATACTGTTTGGTTAA
- a CDS encoding V-type ATP synthase subunit K, producing MLELSGQFFALLGAAVAALAGIGSAIGIGIAGQAAAGVVSEDPNKFGQVLVLQALPGTQGIYGLLIAFIILLKVGLLGGDGMVDISVAQGAFIFAASLPIGLVGIFSAIAQGKAAAAGIMLVGKKPSELAKGMIFAAMVETYAVLALLISFLMINSIQF from the coding sequence ATGTTAGAATTAAGCGGACAGTTTTTTGCTTTATTGGGCGCGGCAGTGGCGGCTTTGGCCGGAATAGGCAGCGCCATAGGTATCGGTATTGCGGGCCAGGCAGCGGCGGGAGTAGTTTCGGAAGATCCGAATAAATTCGGCCAGGTGCTTGTGCTTCAGGCGCTTCCGGGCACACAGGGCATTTACGGCCTTCTCATTGCGTTTATTATACTGCTTAAAGTAGGGCTTCTCGGCGGCGACGGCATGGTTGACATATCTGTTGCACAGGGCGCGTTTATATTTGCCGCTTCCCTTCCTATCGGCCTTGTAGGCATTTTCTCCGCCATTGCGCAGGGCAAAGCGGCGGCAGCCGGAATTATGCTTGTCGGCAAAAAGCCAAGCGAGCTTGCAAAAGGCATGATTTTTGCAGCTATGGTTGAAACATATGCCGTTCTTGCACTCCTTATTTCGTTCCTTATGATTAACAGTATCCAGTTTTAA
- a CDS encoding V-type ATP synthase subunit I, whose translation MAIVELKKLSVVGLNAVKPQTIDALIKMGAVEINSQDEKLTDAEWSPLIEKDGDEEAVYALDIKIAEAEQAIDAIEKYSESKKPLFKTRKPVKEADFENKLSDKEAISQTVDNVLEIYKEITRLKNEESKINTSAAGLRPWLKYDLPLDMTGTKFTSIILGTTPVSVSVEEMEKAVDEKSGRAVIFKVSGDEQMNYIFAVCYNDDKDDVLETLRLYNFNVITFGGVKGTASENIAEFEKELKKINLKSESLVKEIKDYEQAEQDIKFLHDSLVIERDKAKVLSSIVKTKTAFYFDGWFPADKEDEVKSLLEKNNCYFEIKDREKDEEMPILMRQNALSEPFEAITDLYSTPSVNDIDPTPFLAPFYFIFFGLMLSDAGYGIILTVGCFIVLKKFRLEGMMKKLVKMFMYCGISTAFWGVMFGGWFGDFIPVAAKSIFNIDITIDPLWFNPVNEPMTLLVFSLILGAIHLFTGMGLKAYLLIKNGHTIDAVCDIFLWYVLLIGLVLFGVGGSIAPALASVGKVMSIVGVVGILLTGGRNKKGIGKITGGLGSLYGITSYLSDVLSYSRLLALGLATGVVAQVINTLGSLAGGGVIGAVVMIAAFLIGHTFNMAINVLGSFVHSSRLQYVEFFGKFFDGGGTPFRPFERKTKYVDIIKEEK comes from the coding sequence ATGGCGATAGTTGAATTAAAAAAACTCAGCGTTGTCGGACTTAACGCCGTAAAGCCCCAAACCATTGACGCGCTTATAAAAATGGGGGCTGTTGAAATTAACAGTCAGGACGAAAAGCTTACTGACGCAGAGTGGTCGCCGCTTATTGAAAAGGACGGCGACGAGGAAGCGGTTTATGCCCTCGATATAAAGATTGCCGAGGCCGAACAGGCTATAGACGCTATTGAAAAATACAGCGAAAGCAAAAAACCGCTCTTTAAAACAAGAAAACCTGTGAAAGAGGCCGATTTTGAAAATAAGCTTTCCGATAAGGAGGCTATAAGCCAAACGGTTGATAATGTTTTGGAAATTTATAAGGAAATAACCCGCCTTAAAAATGAAGAAAGCAAAATCAACACGTCGGCGGCGGGCCTTAGGCCATGGTTAAAGTATGATTTGCCTCTGGATATGACCGGAACCAAGTTTACAAGCATTATTCTGGGCACAACGCCGGTTTCCGTCAGCGTTGAGGAAATGGAAAAGGCTGTGGATGAAAAAAGCGGAAGGGCCGTTATATTCAAAGTTTCAGGCGACGAGCAGATGAATTACATTTTTGCCGTCTGCTATAACGACGATAAGGACGACGTGCTTGAAACGCTTAGGCTTTATAATTTTAACGTTATAACTTTCGGCGGCGTAAAAGGCACCGCTTCAGAAAATATTGCCGAATTTGAAAAGGAACTTAAAAAAATCAATTTAAAATCAGAAAGCCTTGTGAAGGAAATTAAGGATTATGAGCAGGCTGAACAGGACATTAAGTTTCTTCACGACAGCCTTGTAATCGAAAGGGACAAAGCGAAAGTGCTTTCGAGCATTGTAAAAACAAAAACTGCCTTTTATTTTGACGGATGGTTTCCGGCGGATAAAGAAGATGAGGTTAAATCGCTTCTTGAAAAAAATAACTGTTATTTTGAAATTAAAGACCGTGAAAAAGACGAAGAAATGCCGATACTTATGCGGCAGAACGCTTTAAGCGAACCGTTTGAGGCTATTACGGATCTTTACAGCACGCCTTCTGTCAACGATATTGATCCGACGCCGTTTCTGGCCCCGTTTTATTTCATTTTCTTCGGGCTTATGTTAAGCGACGCCGGGTACGGAATTATACTGACTGTCGGATGTTTTATAGTTTTGAAGAAATTCCGTCTTGAAGGAATGATGAAAAAACTTGTCAAAATGTTTATGTACTGCGGAATTTCCACAGCTTTTTGGGGCGTTATGTTCGGCGGCTGGTTCGGCGATTTCATCCCGGTTGCGGCAAAAAGCATATTTAATATTGATATAACGATTGATCCGCTTTGGTTTAACCCGGTAAACGAGCCTATGACGCTTCTTGTATTTTCTCTCATACTTGGGGCAATTCATCTTTTTACGGGAATGGGGCTTAAAGCGTATTTATTAATTAAAAACGGACACACTATCGACGCAGTTTGCGATATTTTCCTTTGGTATGTGCTTTTAATCGGGCTTGTGCTTTTCGGCGTGGGGGGCTCCATTGCGCCGGCGCTTGCGTCTGTTGGAAAAGTTATGAGTATTGTCGGCGTTGTCGGTATACTTTTGACAGGCGGAAGAAATAAAAAAGGCATAGGAAAAATTACAGGAGGCCTCGGAAGCCTTTACGGCATAACAAGTTATCTGTCGGATGTGCTTTCATATTCAAGGCTGTTGGCCCTCGGCCTTGCCACAGGCGTTGTGGCGCAGGTTATCAACACATTGGGCAGCCTTGCCGGAGGCGGAGTTATCGGGGCTGTGGTTATGATAGCGGCGTTTTTAATCGGTCACACTTTCAATATGGCCATTAACGTGCTGGGATCCTTTGTACACTCAAGCAGGCTCCAGTATGTGGAATTTTTCGGCAAGTTCTTTGACGGAGGCGGAACGCCGTTCAGGCCGTTTGAAAGGAAAACAAAATATGTTGATATAATTAAGGAGGAGAAATAA
- a CDS encoding ROK family transcriptional regulator, whose amino-acid sequence MIKGSKGLIRDLNTAAVIETIIKYAPISRIDIAKETGLTKSTVSTIAQNLIDNGIVEETETAGKNIGRKSIPLMLKSECGYAAAIEICRGTVRLMAFNMCGQKIYATKKLPYIDGALFETIKHAVDRCLLSLGQSDYGITGICLSVDGIVKNNRIIYPPSYETPMRGLADSLTEEYGLQVYIYNKANLAVLGENLYSIRTDNAALINVSNNINMGLISNGRLFTGIGGAACSIGHMVIEAGGKPCPCGNRGCFNQYASVCAILDIVGERKNHAVNFESFCHLFNSNDKDAHLAAAYFIKYMSIGLKNVINLYNPEIIVINCPLTTYFDEIFLRLKNSLDANKGILYRAMLKDDAQFYGGAAVCITNFLKIENFTPALCYFNRLKIL is encoded by the coding sequence ATGATAAAAGGAAGCAAAGGCCTTATAAGGGATTTAAACACTGCCGCCGTAATAGAAACCATAATTAAATATGCGCCCATTTCACGCATTGATATCGCCAAAGAAACAGGGCTTACAAAAAGCACTGTTTCGACAATCGCCCAAAACCTTATTGACAACGGTATTGTTGAAGAAACAGAAACGGCAGGCAAAAATATAGGCCGCAAAAGCATACCTCTTATGCTTAAAAGCGAGTGCGGCTATGCCGCGGCTATTGAAATATGCCGCGGCACGGTAAGGCTTATGGCTTTTAACATGTGCGGGCAAAAAATATACGCCACAAAAAAGCTTCCGTACATAGACGGAGCTCTGTTTGAAACAATAAAACACGCCGTTGACAGATGCCTTTTATCATTGGGGCAAAGCGACTACGGAATAACAGGCATATGCCTGTCGGTTGACGGAATTGTAAAAAATAACCGTATTATATATCCGCCTTCATACGAAACGCCGATGCGCGGCCTTGCAGACAGCCTTACGGAAGAATACGGCTTGCAGGTGTACATATATAATAAGGCAAACCTTGCCGTATTGGGGGAAAACCTATATTCAATACGTACAGACAATGCCGCGCTTATAAATGTTTCAAACAATATTAATATGGGGCTTATATCAAACGGCAGGCTTTTTACGGGAATCGGAGGGGCCGCATGCAGTATCGGCCACATGGTTATAGAGGCCGGCGGCAAGCCTTGCCCATGCGGGAACCGCGGCTGTTTCAACCAATATGCTTCTGTTTGCGCCATACTGGATATAGTGGGCGAAAGAAAAAATCACGCCGTCAATTTTGAAAGTTTCTGCCATTTGTTTAACTCAAACGATAAAGACGCCCATTTGGCCGCCGCATATTTTATTAAATATATGTCAATAGGGCTTAAAAATGTTATTAATCTGTATAACCCTGAAATAATTGTTATAAACTGCCCGTTAACAACATATTTCGACGAGATATTTCTCCGCCTTAAAAACAGCCTTGATGCAAATAAGGGTATACTATACCGCGCGATGCTCAAAGACGACGCGCAATTTTACGGCGGCGCGGCCGTGTGCATTACAAACTTTTTAAAAATAGAAAATTTCACTCCCGCTTTATGTTATTTTAACCGCCTTAAAATACTTTAA
- a CDS encoding GNAT family N-acetyltransferase, with the protein MKILYTDRLILRPVSENDAEDIFEYSSFPQVGIDAGWKPHENIGETKEVMKEVFLDKENVWGIVIKECGKLIGTIGFIDDVMRENPNVKALGYAIGKDYWGKGYATECAGCVVEYGIKNLGLDGISVTCYDYNKASEKVIKKCGFRFEGLLHKAEVRFDGAVLNKKVFFLDKEDL; encoded by the coding sequence ATGAAAATATTATATACGGACAGGCTTATATTAAGGCCTGTAAGCGAAAATGATGCGGAGGATATATTTGAATATTCTTCGTTCCCGCAGGTAGGGATTGACGCGGGGTGGAAGCCGCATGAAAACATAGGGGAAACAAAAGAAGTTATGAAAGAAGTATTTTTAGATAAAGAAAACGTTTGGGGCATAGTTATTAAGGAATGTGGAAAACTGATAGGCACAATAGGCTTTATTGACGACGTTATGCGTGAAAATCCTAACGTTAAAGCCCTCGGATACGCAATCGGAAAAGATTACTGGGGAAAAGGCTATGCAACGGAATGTGCGGGATGCGTTGTGGAATACGGAATTAAAAATTTGGGGTTGGACGGTATTTCGGTTACATGCTATGATTACAACAAGGCTTCGGAAAAAGTTATAAAAAAGTGCGGTTTTAGGTTTGAAGGCCTGCTTCATAAAGCGGAGGTTCGTTTTGACGGGGCGGTTTTAAATAAAAAAGTATTTTTTCTGGATAAGGAGGATTTATAG
- a CDS encoding NAD(P)-dependent oxidoreductase, with protein sequence MKKIGFIGIGVMGSAMALNLMKKGFEVSVYTRTKSKADKLISQGAQWCGSVGECARNKDAVITIVGYPKDVEEVYFGENGIIENAKEGSYIIDMTTTSPKLSERIFEAAAAKGLKALDAPVSGGDIGAEKGTLAIMVGGRKEDFDACADIFGAMGTNIRYEGKAGSGQHVKMANQIAIAGTVCGVAEAVSYAKVMGVDVNIMLDTISSGAAGSWQMSNNGPKMASGDYAPGFFIKHFIKDMKIADEEALSKGLSLTVLEDVCAKFKELESKGMGDLGTQAIIEYYKK encoded by the coding sequence TTGAAAAAGATCGGATTTATAGGCATTGGCGTTATGGGAAGCGCTATGGCGCTTAACTTGATGAAAAAGGGATTTGAAGTTTCGGTTTACACCAGGACAAAATCTAAGGCTGATAAGCTTATTTCACAGGGTGCGCAATGGTGCGGAAGCGTTGGGGAATGTGCGCGGAACAAAGACGCCGTTATAACTATAGTCGGATACCCTAAGGACGTTGAGGAAGTATATTTCGGAGAAAACGGGATTATTGAAAATGCCAAAGAAGGTTCGTATATAATTGATATGACTACGACAAGCCCCAAACTTTCCGAGAGGATATTTGAAGCGGCGGCCGCAAAGGGGCTCAAAGCTCTTGACGCTCCCGTAAGCGGTGGAGATATCGGAGCGGAAAAAGGAACCCTTGCAATTATGGTGGGCGGCCGTAAAGAGGACTTTGACGCATGCGCCGATATATTTGGGGCAATGGGTACAAATATTAGGTATGAAGGAAAAGCCGGAAGCGGGCAGCATGTAAAAATGGCGAATCAGATTGCCATTGCAGGCACCGTATGCGGCGTAGCCGAAGCGGTAAGCTATGCGAAAGTCATGGGCGTAGATGTAAATATTATGCTTGATACAATTTCAAGCGGCGCGGCCGGAAGCTGGCAGATGTCAAATAACGGGCCTAAAATGGCGTCAGGGGATTATGCTCCGGGGTTTTTTATCAAGCATTTTATTAAGGATATGAAAATTGCCGATGAAGAAGCTTTGTCGAAAGGCCTTAGTTTAACCGTACTCGAAGATGTTTGCGCTAAATTTAAAGAGCTTGAAAGTAAAGGCATGGGAGATTTGGGAACCCAAGCCATAATAGAGTATTATAAAAAATAA
- a CDS encoding nucleotidyltransferase family protein, translating to MKAVILAAGYATRLYPLTKNTPKALLPINRKPIIDYIMEQIETIADIDEVYVISNHKFASNFEKWAADSRFSKPVSVIDDGTVSEETRLGAIGDIQFAIDKKGIDSDMVVIAGDNLFTFSLKKYYEFFKAIQTDCVCVKPFGDMEMLKQFGVAEIDENGVLIDVEEKPQEPKSNLAVYATYMYRRETIPLFKTYIAEGNKPDAPGYFVEWLCKRKQMHAFMFEEECYDIGTPQSLEHVSKIFEAKRM from the coding sequence ATGAAGGCAGTAATATTGGCGGCCGGATATGCAACAAGGCTTTACCCGTTAACAAAAAATACTCCGAAAGCCCTTTTGCCGATTAACAGGAAACCTATTATCGACTACATAATGGAACAGATTGAAACTATTGCCGATATAGACGAGGTGTATGTAATCAGCAACCATAAATTTGCTTCAAATTTTGAAAAATGGGCGGCTGACAGCAGATTTTCAAAACCGGTGTCCGTAATCGACGACGGAACCGTAAGCGAGGAAACAAGGCTGGGGGCTATCGGAGATATACAATTTGCAATAGACAAAAAAGGCATTGACAGCGATATGGTTGTGATTGCGGGGGACAACCTTTTTACATTCAGCCTTAAAAAATATTACGAGTTCTTTAAAGCGATCCAAACCGACTGCGTATGCGTCAAGCCTTTTGGCGATATGGAAATGCTTAAACAATTTGGCGTTGCCGAGATTGATGAAAACGGCGTTTTAATTGACGTTGAAGAAAAACCGCAGGAACCGAAAAGCAACCTTGCAGTATACGCCACATACATGTACAGAAGGGAAACTATACCTCTTTTTAAGACATATATAGCGGAAGGAAACAAGCCGGATGCGCCCGGTTATTTCGTTGAATGGCTCTGCAAAAGAAAACAAATGCATGCCTTTATGTTTGAAGAGGAATGTTACGATATAGGCACGCCCCAGAGCCTTGAGCATGTGTCGAAAATATTTGAGGCCAAAAGAATGTAA
- a CDS encoding RluA family pseudouridine synthase, producing the protein MKEINITQNEENQRLDKFLFKYFNTAPKSFVYKMLRKKRIKHNGKKAEGSEIIKAGDSLQMYLSDETMGAFMEEKAVAKAERHFGIVYEDDNIIIVSKPAGLLVHPEKAGEKDTLIDQVLYYLSQKGQYCPSKESSFTPAVCNRLDRNTGGIVIAGKNLRSVQELNRIIAERKLKKYYVTMVRGEFEEEKELFGYHIKDGVSNSVKVLKKEVPGAKKVYTKVRPLCVKDKFSFLEIDLITGKSHQIRAHLKSMGYGVVGDRKYGDERINRIFREKYGLNNQFLFALSVAFEEEGGPLGYLYGRRFTADLPDIFEAIKRDYFGSFDLDVDREGF; encoded by the coding sequence ATGAAGGAAATAAATATAACCCAGAATGAGGAAAACCAAAGGCTTGACAAATTCCTTTTTAAATATTTCAATACCGCTCCGAAATCCTTTGTATACAAGATGCTCAGGAAAAAGCGCATTAAGCATAACGGCAAAAAAGCCGAGGGCAGTGAAATCATTAAGGCCGGGGATTCTTTGCAAATGTACCTTTCGGATGAAACAATGGGGGCGTTTATGGAGGAAAAAGCCGTGGCAAAAGCCGAAAGGCATTTCGGTATTGTCTATGAAGACGACAATATAATTATTGTTTCAAAACCGGCGGGGCTTCTTGTGCATCCCGAAAAAGCGGGCGAAAAAGATACCCTTATAGATCAGGTGCTCTACTATCTCAGCCAAAAAGGCCAATACTGCCCTTCAAAAGAATCAAGCTTTACTCCTGCCGTCTGCAACCGCCTTGACAGGAATACCGGCGGCATTGTAATCGCCGGCAAGAACTTGAGGTCGGTGCAGGAATTAAACAGGATTATTGCCGAAAGAAAGTTAAAAAAATACTATGTAACAATGGTGCGCGGCGAATTTGAAGAAGAAAAGGAGCTTTTCGGCTACCATATAAAGGACGGCGTTTCAAACAGTGTGAAAGTTCTTAAAAAAGAAGTTCCGGGAGCTAAAAAGGTATATACAAAGGTTAGGCCTCTTTGTGTTAAGGACAAATTTTCATTTTTGGAAATAGATCTTATAACCGGAAAAAGCCATCAGATAAGGGCGCATTTAAAATCAATGGGGTATGGCGTTGTGGGCGACAGGAAATACGGCGATGAAAGGATTAACCGCATTTTCAGAGAAAAGTATGGTCTCAACAACCAGTTTTTGTTTGCTTTAAGCGTTGCGTTTGAAGAAGAAGGAGGGCCGCTGGGCTATCTTTACGGAAGAAGGTTTACGGCGGATCTTCCGGATATATTTGAAGCTATTAAACGCGACTATTTTGGGAGTTTTGATTTAGACGTAGACAGGGAGGGATTTTGA